In Aliiglaciecola sp. LCG003, a genomic segment contains:
- a CDS encoding TonB-dependent receptor has product MKTIKKAALALCVQTALFGQVAVAQENKAAQKHERELEQITVTAQKRTQSIQEVPISIATLSGEQFESMFAGGEDIMALAVRVPGLYAESSNGRVAPRFYIRGLGNTDFDLAASQPVSIVMDDIVKENVILKSFPLFDIAQVEVIRGPQGTLFGRNTTAGIVKFDSVKPRDDFDAYVKLGVGNLGTMNLEAAVGGSLADNLAGRFSVLSQDRDDWIDNAYTGQADAMGGFDEKAWRGQLLFTPTDDISALLSVHGRELNATSSMFRANIFTKGSNDLNANFDRDLVYYDGDIDGNGADNNPQEYENYGFSLKLEFDLGDMSLTSITAHEQAEGYSLGDIDGGVTLSEPADINGDGTTETTYPGFIAFSAVTQDKLDDLVQYTQEIRLASQTNDPLSWQVGAFYYDSSFNVTSIDGFYGATTVYHENTTWAVFGQTSYEINDRLNVTGGLRYTKDDKTLVVGQQNVNGFALVIGAASIQDYDDINVDDGQLSWELSANYKVNSDTSVFTRLANGFRAQTIQGRDVAFEGAPSVADAETINSFEVGFKSDLLNDTLRLNAAMFYYQIDDIQFSAIGGAANNTALINADKGVGYGFEIDAQYLASDYLTLTAGYSYNNTEIKDDSLSVLPCGASAEFGPNCTVLDPSLPGNRVSIDGNPFPQAPETIFTFTARYAVPMGDDGEFFAFTDWAFQGETSLFLYDSVEFKTDNNMEGGLRIGYENYQHNYTIALFGRNITDEENVKGAIDFNNLTGIVNQPRIFGIEGKISFF; this is encoded by the coding sequence ATGAAAACGATAAAAAAAGCGGCTTTGGCACTTTGTGTCCAAACGGCCCTATTTGGCCAGGTTGCAGTTGCTCAAGAAAATAAAGCTGCACAAAAACATGAACGGGAATTAGAGCAAATCACAGTCACCGCTCAAAAACGCACACAAAGTATTCAAGAAGTCCCTATTTCAATCGCGACTTTAAGTGGCGAGCAATTTGAAAGTATGTTTGCCGGCGGTGAAGATATAATGGCATTAGCTGTTCGTGTGCCCGGTTTGTATGCTGAATCTTCAAACGGCAGAGTTGCGCCACGTTTTTATATAAGAGGCTTGGGGAATACTGATTTTGATTTAGCCGCTTCACAACCTGTATCCATAGTGATGGATGACATCGTTAAAGAAAACGTAATACTCAAGAGCTTCCCACTGTTTGATATCGCACAAGTTGAAGTTATTCGTGGCCCCCAAGGCACCTTATTTGGTCGCAATACCACAGCAGGCATTGTCAAATTTGATTCAGTCAAACCGCGAGATGACTTCGACGCTTATGTGAAATTAGGTGTGGGTAATTTAGGTACAATGAATCTTGAAGCAGCCGTTGGTGGCTCATTAGCCGATAATCTAGCCGGACGTTTCTCAGTATTATCTCAAGACCGAGATGACTGGATAGACAATGCATACACCGGCCAAGCCGATGCAATGGGTGGATTCGATGAAAAAGCGTGGCGTGGGCAATTACTCTTCACTCCAACAGATGATATTTCTGCATTGTTAAGTGTCCATGGCCGAGAATTAAACGCCACATCTTCAATGTTTCGCGCCAATATATTCACCAAAGGTAGCAACGATTTAAATGCAAACTTCGACCGTGATCTAGTCTATTATGATGGCGATATTGACGGTAATGGTGCTGATAACAATCCACAAGAATATGAAAACTATGGTTTTTCATTGAAACTTGAGTTTGATTTGGGCGACATGTCTTTGACGTCTATTACTGCCCACGAACAAGCCGAAGGATACAGTCTCGGTGATATTGATGGTGGCGTAACGTTAAGTGAGCCTGCAGATATAAACGGTGACGGAACAACTGAAACCACCTACCCTGGTTTTATTGCATTTAGTGCAGTGACACAAGATAAATTAGACGACTTGGTTCAATACACCCAGGAAATTCGTCTGGCCAGTCAAACTAACGATCCGCTAAGTTGGCAAGTGGGTGCCTTCTACTACGATTCTTCATTCAATGTGACTAGCATCGATGGCTTCTATGGTGCGACAACTGTGTATCACGAAAACACTACTTGGGCAGTATTTGGTCAAACGTCCTATGAAATTAACGATCGTTTAAATGTTACTGGTGGCTTGCGCTATACCAAAGATGATAAAACGCTAGTAGTTGGTCAACAAAACGTGAATGGATTTGCATTAGTTATTGGCGCAGCTTCTATCCAAGATTATGACGATATAAATGTCGACGATGGACAACTTAGCTGGGAATTAAGCGCTAATTATAAAGTTAACTCAGATACCTCTGTATTTACTCGCTTAGCCAATGGTTTCCGTGCTCAAACTATACAGGGCCGTGATGTTGCCTTTGAAGGGGCTCCTTCGGTCGCTGATGCAGAAACCATTAATTCCTTTGAAGTAGGATTTAAGTCAGATTTATTAAATGACACCTTACGTCTAAATGCGGCTATGTTTTATTATCAAATCGACGATATTCAATTCTCAGCTATTGGTGGCGCGGCCAACAATACAGCCTTAATTAACGCTGATAAAGGTGTTGGATATGGTTTTGAAATTGATGCTCAGTATCTTGCCAGTGACTATCTAACCCTTACTGCTGGCTACAGTTACAATAACACCGAAATAAAAGATGACTCACTAAGCGTACTGCCGTGTGGTGCCAGTGCTGAGTTTGGTCCAAATTGTACTGTATTAGATCCAAGCTTACCGGGTAATCGAGTTAGTATTGATGGCAACCCATTCCCACAAGCGCCAGAAACAATATTCACATTCACCGCCCGCTACGCTGTGCCTATGGGTGATGATGGGGAGTTTTTTGCATTCACTGATTGGGCATTCCAAGGTGAAACAAGCTTGTTCTTATATGACTCGGTGGAATTCAAAACTGATAACAATATGGAAGGTGGTCTAAGAATTGGTTATGAAAACTATCAACATAATTACACCATAGCATTGTTTGGCCGCAACATTACTGACGAAGAAAATGTTAAAGGGGCAATTGATTTCAACAACCTGACAGGGATTGTAAATCAACCTAGAATTTTCGGAATCGAAGGTAAAATAAGCTTCTTTTAA
- a CDS encoding helix-turn-helix domain-containing protein: protein MNTVTILGYSQAYASAITGALDLFALAGVTCQRMQGLPPQQRFSVQLASVGGKDIECINQLTLKSHIAIEDVNTTDLLIIPTIGGKVENVLDNNRNLLPFIQHFYRAGADIASNCSGAFFLAEAGILNERTATTHWGYADLFSQRYPQVKLQPNQLITQDGNLYCSGGGMAWFDLALLLIERYCGHDVATDTAKAHVLDLSRGNQAAYAQLRSKKYHQDSEVLVVQEWLENHYYQVITLNKLAEQVSLTTRTLLRRFKIATEQTPFSYLQSIRVEAAKKLLETESHSLETITGLVGYEDLSSFTRLFKSVTGLSPSQYRKKFIR, encoded by the coding sequence ATGAATACAGTAACTATACTAGGCTACTCTCAGGCCTACGCCAGTGCCATTACTGGCGCTTTAGATTTATTCGCTTTGGCTGGAGTAACTTGCCAGCGAATGCAAGGCTTACCTCCACAACAACGTTTTTCTGTACAGCTTGCCTCTGTGGGAGGAAAAGATATTGAATGTATTAATCAACTTACCTTAAAAAGTCATATAGCTATAGAGGATGTAAACACTACAGATCTACTTATCATTCCGACAATTGGCGGCAAAGTGGAGAATGTATTAGATAACAACCGCAATCTATTGCCATTTATTCAACATTTTTACCGTGCTGGGGCGGACATAGCGAGTAATTGTAGTGGTGCATTTTTCCTTGCTGAGGCTGGTATACTCAACGAGCGCACAGCCACTACCCATTGGGGCTACGCAGACCTGTTTAGCCAGCGTTATCCGCAGGTGAAGCTACAACCTAATCAACTTATTACCCAAGATGGCAATTTGTACTGTTCTGGTGGTGGTATGGCCTGGTTTGACCTAGCACTGTTACTAATAGAAAGGTACTGTGGTCACGACGTTGCCACAGATACAGCTAAAGCCCATGTACTGGATCTATCCCGCGGCAATCAAGCGGCATATGCCCAATTGCGCAGTAAAAAATACCATCAAGATAGCGAGGTGTTAGTGGTTCAAGAATGGTTAGAGAACCATTATTATCAGGTAATTACTCTGAATAAACTCGCTGAACAGGTGAGCTTAACCACTAGAACTTTGTTGCGCCGTTTTAAAATTGCCACTGAACAAACCCCTTTTTCCTATTTACAATCCATTCGGGTGGAGGCTGCCAAAAAACTATTAGAAACTGAGAGTCACTCATTAGAAACTATCACTGGATTGGTAGGATATGAAGATCTCAGCTCATTTACCCGTTTATTTAAATCAGTTACCGGACTTTCTCCAAGCCAATACCGTAAGAAGTTCATTCGTTAA